ATCGGCTCTAGCTGACAGATTCTGTCCTGGTTCAGCATATCGGCGATGTCTGACCACGGTTCACTGTCCAAGGCCACGTCAAGAGCACCATCATCAGATTCGGTGCTCAGCGAAGGCAACTCTGGCAAGGCGTCTTGCGTATTCGGCGTTTTCTGCGCCTGCGACGAGCGAGTCTTGATCGATCCCCGTGGGGCACGAGGCGCAAAGCGACAGGCCGTGTCGAGTCGCAGGCATCGCTCACACCGGGCCTGACCGGGTTTGAGGATACATCGGAGTTTCTGCCCATGACACCGGTCGCAAGCCGATCGGGTCTTTTTCCCTTGTTGCACCAGACGTGAATCCATGGCGGGTTGTGGAAGAAGTTGAActggagaaaagaaggagagTCTGACGGTGGCGAGTTCGGCGTTTTCTGGTCGGGCTGGACCCATTCGGCGTTATAACAATACCATAAATAAGCGCTACAATCGCGAGATATACACCCTGAAGTACGATTATTTTCTCTAAACATGGTCTctcttgaagatattcgcGCGCATAATGCGCAGGTCTCGTCTGCTTTTCCCTCTGGCCTCGTTGGCCTGTTTGTCGGTGCTACCAGTGGCATCGGCGCAGCCACATTGAAGGCATTCGCAAAGAACACTCGCAACCCTCGCGCCTACTTTGTCGGTCGCTCCCAGGAAGCTGCTGACCAGATTATCGCCGAGTGCAAGGGCCTTAATCCAGAAGGGGAATACATCTTCATCCCAGCGGACGTCAGCCTCCTTCGGGTCGTGGACGAAGTGTGCGCCCAGATCAAGGCAAAAGAACGCGCACTGAACATTCTCTGTCTAAGTCAGGGAGTCGCCAGCCTTGACCGCATTGGTATTATATCCCTGTTATAACTCTGGTGAATATTTGGTGTTAACTAACAGCCCTAGAAACACCGGAGGGCATCCACCTCATCACAGCCCTAATTCACTACTCTCGCGCCCGCTTCATCACCCAGCTCCTCCCCCTGGTGCAACGCGCGTCTACTATTCGCCGCGTGCTAACCGTCGGCGCCGCTGGTCTCGAAGGACCCATCGATGCATCGGACTTCCCGGCGCTGCGTGTCCCTTTTGACAAGATCCGGCCTCATATCGCGAGCCTTCTAACCCTTGCTCTCGAGGCCATGGCCCGGAAGGCACCCGAAGTGTCCTTCATACATGACTACCCCGGGGCAGTCAACACTCCGCTCACCCAGAGTATGCTTGGGGGcagtgctgctgcggctgtggGTGTTGAGATGCCGGATGACTGGATGGAACCGGAGGAGAGCGGGGAGAGGCATTTGTTTCTGTTAACTAGTGGGAGATATCCGGCTGCCGGTCCTTCTGAAGGGAAGAATACCCTGGGAGCTGTTAAAGGTGTGAATGGACAGGCTGGTAGTGGAGTGTATTCGATTGGGTGGGACGGGGAGTGTGTGCCGTCTGAGActctggaggtgctggaggtTTTGAGGGAAGATGGACTTGTTGACAAGGTGTGGGAGCATACTGAGGGCGAGTTTGCAAGAGTCACCGCAATTGTTTGATATCATTGGGCGGAATAATATATGtcggagatagctggctagccaccagccttgcaaggtcttttggtgtagtggtctagcgtctcatcaatatatacatagtTAAAATATACATAAGTTCTCCAAACTCATACACCAACACAGTAGTCCAccgataaaaaaaaaaaggaaagagaaaaaggtctatcaccaccagcactaTAGAATATCCTTGAAAAAATGGTGGACACGGCTCcaaaagatttttattttgcCCGTAGAAAGCGACTCGTGGGGAGGGGCGGAAGGTTGCGGAGGCATCGTTGGCCTCGAGTTGTGATAGATGTTGGAAGACTTTTATAATCACATTTGTTAGCTATACCCAAGTATAGAGTCCATGGACGGAGGTACTATACCGATGACATGCTGCCCAGAGGCAAACCACGCGCCTTGGCTCTTGACTTTCCACCCGTCTTTGGTGGCTTCTATCTCGATAGCCGGCCTAACATATAAAAGAGTTATTAGCCACTACTGTATTATATAAGGCAAGTTTAAACTTACGGATGTTTGCGGTCGTAGCGTTTAAGGTAAACGCGCACCGCGACCACACAAAATGCTGTAATGATCACGCCCAGGACAGGGACGAGAATGCTGGCCAAAAGGCCGTATTTATTGGCAGCCGGGGGGGTTGATCCTCCTTCGAAGGCCACGACGGGCTGTCCAGGCGCAGGGAGAAGTCGTCCATGGCCGGGGTAGACTGGTGCTGCTTCGGGAGATTGGAAGATGGCACTCTTCTGCCATCTTGATAGTAACTTGATTTGGAATGGGTTTtgcgatggccatggacggcTGGTGGTTAGCCAGGAGgctggcgaagaggatgTGGGAAAAATAACTCAGCCAACGGGCGTTTCTTCTATCAACAAGTCCCTGTCAGAGGCAGGCACAGAGATATTCCGTCCTGGAAAGGCAAAACACAGCTTGGCCAGGGACGTGGAAGCTGCACCTCTACTACGCACTTGCCTCTGGCCTACGACACTGCTCCCTCTACTGTATTCCACCTGTCACCACACAGTTCGTTTAACCCCAACGATGCTGACCATACCGATCCCGGATATGTCCTCGCCCTGTGAACGAAACTGTCTCGTCGCGGCTGGTATAACTTGCGCGATGGGTGTATTCCTCCTGGGAGTCCTCGCGCGGCGGCTCATCATCGACTTCAAAACCAAGTAGGTCCAATGCAAGCAATTGCTATACCCCGGCTAACAGCCCGATTGATCCTATGAGTGGACGGACATCTGCATCAGCAACTAGTCTGGCAGCGTCAAAGCCATAGGCCATCCTAATGTTATTGCTCGATCTTTGGCCCTGGTGCCGGAACAAGCCCGTAAGTTGACTCGGCCCTGTTAACCTTTATGCTGTACAATACTAATCACATTAGTGTTTGAGGTGTTCGGGGACCCTCAAGCCAGGACCGTGGAGGTATCCCTTCCATCCTCGACCTACACAAGTCTCAACGTCAGCCTTCCCCAGACCACGCCCTCATACATTCGCAGTACTCTACCAGAGAGAGTTGGAGTAGGATCCTAGATTTGCAGAATAATGAACTCTACTAGGTAGACAAATGTTCGGCTCTCCAGACGCATAGCATAATTAACTGATATCAAAAAACAACTATTTGTGAAGCACAAGGCTTCCAAATAAGGGCATCCATCATCTTCCGGCTGAATATGTCCTCCTTAGATGGGCGAATGTTATAGCCAAGCTCGATAGGATCCTGCAGTGGCCCGATAAGCTTGTCAGTACCGTGATGCTCCATACAGCAACCACAGGCAGGGGTACAATGGCCTGCCCATTCAAGAGAGCTCGTAGTTTGATACTTGCGGCAGCATTGACAACTGCGGCCACAACATCCCCCCGCCTCGACGCATCGTAAAGACAGCTCCGGAGATAAATGCCAGCCCAGTATTCCTCTGCTGTGGCGCATTTCACGCCCAATAGCGGTAGCCTTCAAGACATGTTCAGCCTTCCTCGCCAACTCCGCCCTCCACACGACCACCCGTTGGTTTCTGTACCTTTTCATTGCTAATTTCGCGATATTCACGGGATATTTCAGCCATGGCCTTTGTGCTATCCCCAAGTGTCCTTTCCAACCGCGAACATTCCTTCGTCAACCATTCCCCACGCTGCACTGCGACCCCCATCGCCTCATAGTTTGTCAGGTAGTCTCGAAGGGCCGTCCATTCATCGTCAGTCAAACCGAACGTTTCGTGCACCCGTCGACGGCTCTGCCGCGCAATAGCACAGCCATCAATACTCTTGTCGCGGGTGAAGGGGATGATTAGCGTGTTCCGGATCTTTAATAGAAGTTTGGACTTCATTGTGTGATAGTCTGGTGTACTTGGTATGAAGATATTGAGAACGAAGCAGTTTGACCATGGCCACAGGGGTTTATATTTATGCTCCCCATGGCTGGGAGTGCGTCATCGTAGTCATGCCATGCAATATCAAAGTTTCATCCAAACTCTACATCACTAATACCGCACAAAAACCTTCGCCCCTGTCCTTTTCAATCTTGCCACCAGCACAAAGCTCGTCCCAACAATCGACAGCACCCCCGAAAACACCTTCAACCCAGCCCATCCACCACCCCCATCCACAATCGCCCCATTAATCGGATTCGTAGTCAGCCCCGCAACAGCAGTCGCCAGCAGCGCAATCCCCGTACGGAACCCCAGCTCCGGCATCGGCGAGATCTGCATAATCAGCGGCGTCAGCAGGGAGACATAcgcgccggagaagaagccgaacAGCGCGGCGAAGGCGATGAGGGCTTCATTGCTGGAGTCGGGAAGCCAGAGTGCGAGAATGAATATTCCGGAGAGGTagcagacgatgatgaagatgttgtAGCGGCCGAGCTtatcgccgaggaagccggcGAAGAGACGGCCAAAGAGAGAGCCTGCGTTTAAGATTGGGAGGAGGTACTGTACCAGGTTTGGGGACATGCCGACGCTGATGGCTTGGGCAGGGAGATAGTTGATCGGGGCGTAGAAGCCGTAGGTGAAGATGAATAGGCCGAGTAGTAGCAGGACGAATTGGAGTTCTTTGAGCGGTTTGACGAGCTCAGTGGCAGTTAACTTGCGCGGTTTGGGAGGGTTGTATGGCCGGATGGTGAGGTTGGCCACTGTCAAAAGGGCCAGCATGACGAACGCACAGGTGCGCATCGCCCAGCCGAACCCAGCATCGCGGATTAAGTGTGTAACCAAGATTGGAAGGACGATTCCTCCGATGCTAGAGCCTGTGAATAAAATGCCAAAGGCTGCTCCGCGTTTGCGATCGAACCACCCGGCCGCGCAGGTGAGGGCTGGACAGTTAGAGATGTAAGAACACTTCGAGGTAGATTACATACAAGGCTGGAATATCATGGATACGCCAAAGGCAGAGCACAGTCCTTGTGATAACAGGATCTGGTAATATTCATGGCTTATGCTTGTCATCATGATCCCAAAGACGTGCATTATGCTGCCGGTTAATAGAAGCCATCGGGGCCCGTAGCGATCATACAGCACACCAACAATGGGTCCCTAGCATATATTAGCACGGCTCTGGTAAAGATAGTGGAGAcagaccatggccatcatGAAGAATATCTCAAGCGACGGAATCCAGGAGACTGCGCTTGTAGAGTAGCTACGCAGGAGGTCGTTCTGGTAATACTCTTGGAACACTCCGACACCTGGTTCATTAGCCATTAACTAcctatatattaagataaaatgAGACATACTATTGAGCCAGCCAAAACTGCAGAACGAAGTACACCAGCAACCAAGAATGACCAGCCATGCTGCTGTGCCCCCGTCAGGGACGCCAGTCGGTGACCTATTGCTTGCTGTTCTCTCGACATCATTTGTAGAGATGGACGACTGCTTCGAGATACTTGTCTTCTCATCTGCTCTATCGGTTGCATCCCCCGATTGGTCTGCGACTGTCGTCGAGTCCGGTGCCATGCTGAGTCCACTGGTTGAATATGGCTACAAGGAGACGGAATCTTATTTTCAAGACAGTCAAACCGTCTAACTTGGCGCCATAATACCCCTCGGCTGGCGTAATCAGCCAATATACACGAGCGGGGGTTGATCGTGCCGACAGGCCGACGCGGCAAGGCTGAGCTCAACTTATGCACGCAAAGGGGAAATAGTGTCCGAGATTGTATTAATGCTGATCCAGTCCTATATTGCTGTCTACCCTACTAATTGTTCATAATCGTCTCGCATGAATTTCCGCAATGCCTGCAGTCCATCTACTACCACCTGATGCTCTTGAACATATCCCATGCGGACAAACCCCTTGAAGTCGCTCCCATCACCAAAGCACTGACTACCAGGCACAATCATAACGCCGGTCTTTGCCTGCAGGCGTTTACAAAACTCGACATCA
Above is a window of Aspergillus puulaauensis MK2 DNA, chromosome 2, nearly complete sequence DNA encoding:
- a CDS encoding uncharacterized protein (COG:S;~EggNog:ENOG410PQ0N;~InterPro:IPR036291,IPR002347;~TransMembrane:1 (o20-42i);~go_process: GO:0055114 - oxidation-reduction process [Evidence IEA]), which encodes MVSLEDIRAHNAQVSSAFPSGLVGLFVGATSGIGAATLKAFAKNTRNPRAYFVGRSQEAADQIIAECKGLNPEGEYIFIPADVSLLRVVDEVCAQIKAKERALNILCLSQGVASLDRIETPEGIHLITALIHYSRARFITQLLPLVQRASTIRRVLTVGAAGLEGPIDASDFPALRVPFDKIRPHIASLLTLALEAMARKAPEVSFIHDYPGAVNTPLTQSMLGGSAAAAVGVEMPDDWMEPEESGERHLFLLTSGRYPAAGPSEGKNTLGAVKGVNGQAGSGVYSIGWDGECVPSETLEVLEVLREDGLVDKVWEHTEGEFARVTAIV
- a CDS encoding MCT family MFS transporter (COG:G;~EggNog:ENOG410PJVT;~InterPro:IPR020846,IPR011701,IPR036259;~PFAM:PF07690;~TransMembrane:12 (i53-75o95-118i125-144o150-170i182-202o214-234i259-277o297-315i322-342o348-368i380-397o417-435i);~go_function: GO:0022857 - transmembrane transporter activity [Evidence IEA];~go_process: GO:0055085 - transmembrane transport [Evidence IEA]) encodes the protein MAPDSTTVADQSGDATDRADEKTSISKQSSISTNDVERTASNRSPTGVPDGGTAAWLVILGCWCTSFCSFGWLNSVGVFQEYYQNDLLRSYSTSAVSWIPSLEIFFMMAMGPIVGVLYDRYGPRWLLLTGSIMHVFGIMMTSISHEYYQILLSQGLCSAFGVSMIFQPSLTCAAGWFDRKRGAAFGILFTGSSIGGIVLPILVTHLIRDAGFGWAMRTCAFVMLALLTVANLTIRPYNPPKPRKLTATELVKPLKELQFVLLLLGLFIFTYGFYAPINYLPAQAISVGMSPNLVQYLLPILNAGSLFGRLFAGFLGDKLGRYNIFIIVCYLSGIFILALWLPDSSNEALIAFAALFGFFSGAYVSLLTPLIMQISPMPELGFRTGIALLATAVAGLTTNPINGAIVDGGGGWAGLKVFSGVLSIVGTSFVLVARLKRTGAKVFVRY